One segment of Curtobacterium poinsettiae DNA contains the following:
- a CDS encoding alkaline phosphatase family protein: protein MGTSVPTAPDAVANLADVFPSCLVALGAADDAWLRNDGLEARITLRPARSAIVVLVDGLGSAALAARAGHARWLTGAKGTGTAKKLRSGFPTTTAAALSTLTTGRSPGTHGVIGYSGWNPDTGAVMNLLGGWDTEVPADWFLTRTLFTRAAELGLDPVVVGPDRYRSSGMTANVLGGARYVSADTIPQRIDAALAETATGRSLVYLYVPELDSIGHKHGWQSDRWTAALELLDGELVRLDARTAADVGVLVTADHGVLDVPDHANIAIDPLLLTDVVGVAGDPRCRQLTVAPGTDVRALVGAFRARYGKKAYVASRAEAIEAGWFGQVSDQVLPRIGDVLVVARGSWAFNDDRALREDETPKRMVGQHGAMTDEETIVPLRLAGAFSH, encoded by the coding sequence ATGGGAACAAGCGTACCGACGGCCCCCGACGCCGTCGCGAACCTCGCCGACGTCTTCCCGAGTTGCCTCGTGGCGCTCGGCGCTGCGGACGACGCGTGGTTGCGGAACGACGGCCTGGAGGCCCGGATCACCCTCCGCCCCGCCCGCTCGGCGATCGTCGTGCTGGTCGACGGCCTCGGTTCCGCCGCGCTGGCGGCCCGCGCCGGGCATGCCCGCTGGCTGACCGGCGCGAAGGGCACCGGCACCGCGAAGAAGCTGCGGAGCGGGTTCCCGACCACGACCGCGGCCGCGCTGAGCACCCTGACCACCGGCCGGTCGCCCGGCACGCACGGCGTCATCGGCTACAGCGGCTGGAACCCGGACACCGGTGCCGTGATGAACCTGCTCGGCGGCTGGGACACCGAGGTCCCCGCGGACTGGTTCCTGACCCGGACCCTGTTCACCCGGGCCGCGGAGCTCGGGCTCGACCCCGTCGTCGTCGGGCCGGACCGGTACCGCTCGTCCGGGATGACCGCGAACGTGCTCGGCGGCGCACGGTACGTGTCGGCGGACACGATCCCACAGCGCATCGACGCGGCACTGGCCGAGACCGCCACCGGCCGCTCGCTCGTCTACCTGTACGTGCCGGAGCTCGACTCCATCGGACACAAGCACGGCTGGCAGTCCGACCGGTGGACGGCTGCCCTCGAGCTGCTCGACGGGGAACTCGTCCGCCTCGATGCCCGGACCGCCGCCGACGTGGGGGTCCTGGTGACGGCGGACCACGGTGTGCTCGACGTGCCGGACCACGCGAACATCGCCATCGACCCGCTACTGCTCACCGACGTGGTCGGCGTCGCGGGCGACCCTCGCTGCCGCCAGCTCACCGTCGCACCCGGCACGGACGTCCGCGCCCTCGTCGGCGCGTTCCGGGCCCGCTACGGCAAGAAGGCGTACGTCGCCAGCCGTGCCGAGGCGATCGAGGCCGGGTGGTTCGGGCAGGTGTCCGACCAGGTGCTGCCGCGGATCGGCGACGTGCTCGTCGTGGCGCGTGGCTCGTGGGCGTTCAACGACGACCGTGCCCTGCGCGAGGACGAGACGCCGAAGCGCATGGTCGGCCAGCACGGGGCGATGACCGACGAGGAGACGATCGTCCCGCTCCGGCTCGCCGGCGCGTTCTCCCACTAG
- a CDS encoding DNA topoisomerase (ATP-hydrolyzing) subunit A: MARTDVVGLPDGERIEDVDVSEEMQGSFLEYAYSVIYSRALPDARDGLKPVQRRILYQMAEMGLRPDRGHVKSARVTGEVMGKLHPHGDGAIYDALVRMAQPFTMRVPLVDGHGNFGSLDDGPAAARYTEARLAEPSMAMTEGLGEDVVDFVPNYDNQIMQPGVLPAAFPNLLVNGASGIAVGMATNMAPHNLGEVVEAAKHLLMNPQASLEELMEFVPGPDLPSGGTIVGLSGVRDAYATGRGSFRTRAKVSVENLTPRKVGLVVTELPYLVGPERVIEKIKDGVQSKKLVGISDVNDLTDRNHGLRLVIGIKSGFNPTAVLEQLYKHTPLEDGFGINNVALVGGSPRTLGLRELLDVYVQHRLDVVTRRSQYRLARRKERLHLVEGLLIAILDIDEVIQVIRTSDDSEAARNRLRDVFDLSEVQAEYILELRLRRLTKFSRMELEAERDQLLADIAALEELLASDERLRAQVALELTEVSDRFATPRRTLLTEADAPVKGGRKAAVDPESLQIADSPCRVLLSTTGRLIRVDIPTSELGIVRVPKRSKHDAVRSAVVSTVRGQIGAITSTGRVLRLSPVDVPAVPPAAVRLDAGVRVTDFLALTKGETVVAIVDLSGASSDSLAIGTAQGVVKRVVPGVWPDKPEFVAIGLKPGDHVVGAAQAPESDDLVFISSNAQLLRFPASVVRAQGLPAGGVAGMALADGASVIWFGSVARSDDAVVATVSTTSTALPGTDAGRAKVSALSEFPAKGRATQGVRAHAFLKGEDGLTVGWAGIAPPHAVGTDGAARTLPDWLSKRDGSGAPLEAVIGSIGGSAATLDGTAGEA; the protein is encoded by the coding sequence ATGGCACGCACGGACGTAGTCGGCCTGCCCGACGGTGAGCGCATCGAGGACGTCGACGTCTCCGAGGAGATGCAGGGCTCCTTCCTCGAGTACGCGTACTCCGTCATCTACTCGCGGGCGCTGCCCGACGCCCGCGACGGCCTGAAGCCGGTGCAGCGTCGCATCCTGTACCAGATGGCCGAGATGGGGCTGCGGCCCGATCGCGGACACGTCAAGAGCGCCCGCGTCACCGGCGAGGTGATGGGCAAGCTGCACCCGCACGGCGACGGCGCGATCTACGACGCGCTGGTGCGGATGGCCCAGCCGTTCACGATGCGCGTGCCGCTCGTCGACGGCCACGGCAACTTCGGCTCGCTCGACGACGGCCCCGCTGCCGCCCGGTACACCGAGGCCAGGCTCGCCGAACCGTCGATGGCGATGACCGAGGGCCTCGGCGAGGACGTCGTCGACTTCGTCCCGAACTACGACAACCAGATCATGCAGCCGGGCGTGCTGCCGGCGGCGTTCCCGAACCTGCTCGTCAACGGCGCCTCGGGCATCGCGGTCGGCATGGCGACGAACATGGCGCCGCACAACCTGGGCGAAGTGGTCGAGGCGGCGAAGCACCTGCTCATGAACCCGCAGGCCAGCCTCGAAGAGCTCATGGAGTTCGTGCCCGGCCCCGACCTGCCGTCCGGCGGCACGATCGTCGGGCTCTCCGGGGTCCGCGACGCCTACGCCACCGGCCGTGGTTCGTTCCGCACCCGCGCGAAGGTGAGCGTCGAGAACCTCACGCCGCGCAAGGTCGGGCTCGTCGTCACCGAGCTGCCGTACCTCGTCGGCCCCGAACGCGTCATCGAGAAGATCAAGGACGGCGTCCAGTCCAAGAAGCTCGTCGGCATCTCCGACGTCAACGACCTGACCGACCGCAACCACGGGCTCCGGCTCGTCATCGGCATCAAGAGCGGCTTCAACCCCACCGCCGTCCTCGAGCAGCTCTACAAGCACACCCCGCTCGAGGACGGCTTCGGCATCAACAACGTCGCCCTGGTCGGCGGGTCACCGCGCACCCTCGGGCTCCGTGAGCTGCTCGACGTCTACGTGCAGCACCGGCTCGACGTCGTCACCCGGCGGTCGCAGTACCGGCTGGCACGACGCAAGGAACGGCTGCACCTGGTCGAGGGCCTGCTCATCGCGATCCTCGACATCGACGAGGTCATCCAGGTCATCCGCACCTCCGACGACTCCGAGGCGGCGCGCAACCGCCTGCGCGACGTCTTCGACCTGTCCGAGGTGCAGGCCGAGTACATCCTCGAGCTGCGCCTGCGCCGCCTGACGAAGTTCTCGCGGATGGAGCTCGAGGCCGAGCGCGACCAGCTGCTCGCCGACATCGCCGCCCTCGAAGAACTCCTGGCATCCGACGAGCGGCTCCGCGCGCAGGTCGCCCTCGAGCTGACCGAGGTGTCCGACAGGTTCGCGACCCCGCGCCGCACGCTGCTCACCGAGGCCGACGCCCCGGTCAAGGGCGGTCGGAAGGCCGCGGTCGACCCGGAGTCCCTGCAGATCGCCGACTCCCCCTGCCGCGTGCTGCTCTCGACCACCGGACGGCTCATCCGCGTCGACATCCCGACGTCGGAACTCGGCATCGTCCGCGTGCCGAAGCGCTCCAAGCACGACGCCGTCCGCTCCGCCGTGGTGAGCACGGTGCGGGGGCAGATCGGCGCGATCACCTCGACCGGTCGGGTCCTACGACTCTCCCCCGTCGACGTCCCCGCCGTGCCGCCCGCCGCGGTCCGGCTCGACGCCGGCGTCCGGGTCACCGACTTCCTGGCGCTCACCAAGGGCGAGACCGTCGTGGCGATCGTCGACCTGTCCGGCGCGTCGTCGGACTCGCTGGCGATCGGCACCGCGCAGGGCGTCGTCAAGCGCGTCGTCCCCGGCGTCTGGCCGGACAAGCCCGAATTCGTCGCGATCGGTCTGAAGCCCGGCGACCACGTGGTCGGTGCCGCGCAGGCGCCCGAGTCCGACGATCTCGTGTTCATCAGCTCGAACGCGCAGCTGCTGCGGTTCCCGGCGTCCGTCGTCCGCGCGCAGGGGCTGCCCGCCGGTGGAGTGGCCGGCATGGCCCTCGCCGACGGTGCCTCGGTGATCTGGTTCGGCTCGGTCGCACGATCCGACGACGCCGTGGTCGCCACGGTGTCCACCACCTCGACAGCCCTGCCCGGCACCGACGCCGGCCGTGCCAAGGTCTCCGCCCTGTCGGAGTTCCCGGCGAAGGGCCGTGCCACCCAGGGTGTCCGGGCGCACGCGTTCCTGAAGGGCGAGGACGGGCTCACCGTGGGATGGGCGGGCATCGCGCCGCCGCACGCCGTCGGCACGGACGGCGCCGCGCGGACCCTGCCCGACTGGCTGTCGAAGCGCGACGGGTCCGGCGCCCCGCTCGAGGCGGTCATCGGCTCGATCGGTGGCAGCGCCGCGACGCTCGACGGCACCGCAGGCGAGGCGTAG
- a CDS encoding MurT ligase domain-containing protein, with the protein MRFFIPILIGRILRALARARGGGSAYPGYIVLKLVPDFLQHVTKQFPNGVVFVLGSNGKSTTTHMISDIVRAHGLRVFTNPSGANLPQGIASALLSEVSLTGRLKADIGILEVDEAFAVELAGILSPSTVTMLNVQVDQLYRFFETERVATMMLDTAALSTANVITNHDDQFLDGYSGTPGQRVLRFGASDEVIAAAPNGLQNADSFDAGDRAQHTADAEVVAHTGDGATIRFDGAEIPVRLPARGLHYAVDAAAATATASAALGAQFRADAVTKAFGTMKPAYGRGERLPIAGESAEFTMFKNAASLQLNLDALPDQPEQVLMAIDEGTPDISWIYDIDFSKLDHVDVVSGDKAWQIAIALEHAGVRIGRVEPDVEAAIKHMEQLGSTTRGTKNFIVNYEIMMIARKALGHPDMEKTA; encoded by the coding sequence ATGCGCTTCTTCATCCCGATCCTGATCGGGCGGATCCTCCGTGCCCTCGCCCGCGCGAGGGGCGGCGGGTCCGCCTACCCCGGGTACATCGTCCTGAAGCTCGTGCCGGACTTCCTGCAGCACGTGACGAAGCAGTTCCCGAACGGCGTCGTCTTCGTGCTCGGGTCGAACGGCAAGTCGACGACGACGCACATGATCTCCGACATCGTCCGGGCGCACGGGCTGCGGGTCTTCACGAACCCGTCCGGCGCGAACCTGCCGCAGGGCATCGCGTCGGCCCTGCTGTCCGAGGTGTCGCTGACCGGGCGGCTCAAGGCCGACATCGGCATCCTCGAGGTGGACGAGGCCTTCGCGGTCGAGCTCGCCGGCATCCTGTCGCCCTCGACGGTGACGATGCTCAACGTGCAGGTCGACCAGCTGTACCGGTTCTTCGAGACCGAGCGCGTGGCGACGATGATGCTCGACACCGCCGCACTGTCGACGGCGAACGTCATCACGAACCACGACGACCAGTTCCTCGATGGCTACTCCGGCACCCCCGGGCAGCGCGTCCTGCGGTTCGGTGCGAGCGACGAGGTCATCGCCGCGGCACCGAACGGCCTGCAGAACGCCGACTCGTTCGACGCCGGTGACCGTGCCCAGCACACCGCCGACGCCGAGGTCGTGGCCCACACTGGTGACGGCGCGACGATCCGCTTCGACGGCGCCGAGATCCCGGTCCGGCTGCCCGCCCGCGGCCTGCACTACGCGGTCGACGCCGCTGCGGCCACCGCGACGGCCAGTGCGGCCCTCGGCGCGCAGTTCCGTGCCGACGCCGTGACCAAGGCCTTCGGCACGATGAAGCCCGCCTACGGCCGCGGAGAGCGTCTGCCGATCGCGGGTGAGTCCGCCGAGTTCACGATGTTCAAGAACGCCGCGAGCCTGCAGCTCAACCTCGACGCCCTGCCGGACCAGCCCGAACAGGTCCTCATGGCGATCGACGAGGGCACGCCCGACATCTCCTGGATCTACGACATCGACTTCTCGAAGCTCGACCACGTGGACGTCGTCTCCGGGGACAAGGCGTGGCAGATCGCGATCGCGCTCGAGCACGCCGGTGTCCGCATCGGCCGGGTCGAGCCCGACGTCGAGGCAGCCATCAAGCACATGGAGCAGCTCGGCTCGACGACCCGCGGGACGAAGAACTTCATCGTCAACTACGAGATCATGATGATCGCCCGCAAGGCCCTGGGCCACCCGGACATGGAGAAGACCGCATGA
- a CDS encoding DNA gyrase/topoisomerase IV subunit B, which translates to MSSDYSARHLSVLEGLEAVRKRPGMYIGSTDSRGLMHCLWEIIDNSVDEALAGHGDEIGVVLHADGSVEVRDTARGIPVDVEPKTGLTGVEVVFTKLHAGGKFGSGSYAASGGLHGVGASVVNALSERLDVEVDRAGKTYAMSFHRGEPGIFDDSTGIGPDAPFAPFTSGSELRVVGKVKKGVTGSRIRYWADRQIFTADARFSTDDLVTRARQTAFLVPGLGITITDERAASIDAAAARAEATGTTVGAGPVVERFRYEGGIGEFVEHLAVDSPLTDVWRVQGTGTFTETVPMLDDKGHMVSTSVERECEVDLALRWGSGYETVFRSFVNIIATPKGGTHQAGFESGVVKAVRAQVEANARKLKVGQDKLDKDDVLAGMTAVLTVRLPEPQFEGQTKEILGTPAVRKIVDQVVSKRITEILTSTQRTEKAQSAALLEKVVSEMKTRISARAHKETQRRKNALENSSLPTKLADCRSQETEGTELFIVEGDSALGTAKLARNSEYQALLPIRGKILNVQKASVSDMLSNVECASIIQVIGAGSGRTFDIDQARYGKIIIMSDADVDGAHIRTLLLTLFFRYMRPMIEQGRVFAAVPPLHRVVVVNRGKPNDTLYTYSEQELQTVLKKLEKTGKKYQEPIQRYKGLGEMDADQLAETTMDRAHRTLRRVNVTHAEGAAKVFELLMGNDVAPRKEFILAGEGLDRDRIDA; encoded by the coding sequence GTGAGCTCCGACTACTCCGCACGCCATCTCTCCGTCCTCGAAGGGCTCGAGGCGGTCCGGAAGCGGCCGGGCATGTACATCGGCTCGACGGACTCCCGGGGCCTCATGCACTGCCTGTGGGAGATCATCGACAACTCGGTCGACGAAGCCCTCGCGGGGCACGGCGACGAGATCGGTGTCGTGCTGCACGCCGACGGCTCGGTCGAGGTCCGGGACACCGCGCGAGGCATCCCCGTCGACGTCGAACCGAAGACCGGTCTGACCGGGGTCGAGGTCGTGTTCACCAAGCTGCACGCCGGCGGCAAGTTCGGTTCGGGGTCGTACGCGGCCTCGGGCGGCCTGCACGGCGTCGGCGCCTCGGTGGTGAACGCGCTGTCGGAGCGCCTCGACGTCGAGGTCGACCGGGCCGGCAAGACGTACGCCATGTCGTTCCACCGCGGCGAGCCCGGCATCTTCGACGACAGCACGGGCATCGGACCGGACGCTCCGTTCGCGCCCTTCACCTCGGGCAGCGAGCTGCGAGTGGTGGGCAAGGTCAAGAAGGGCGTCACCGGTTCCCGGATCCGTTACTGGGCGGACCGCCAGATCTTCACCGCCGACGCCCGGTTCAGCACCGACGACCTGGTCACCCGTGCACGGCAGACCGCGTTCCTCGTGCCCGGCCTCGGCATCACCATCACCGACGAGCGCGCGGCGTCGATCGACGCCGCTGCCGCCCGGGCCGAGGCGACGGGCACCACGGTGGGCGCCGGGCCGGTGGTGGAGCGCTTCCGGTACGAGGGCGGGATCGGTGAGTTCGTCGAGCACCTCGCCGTTGACAGCCCCCTCACCGACGTCTGGCGCGTGCAGGGGACCGGCACCTTCACCGAGACCGTGCCGATGCTCGACGACAAGGGCCACATGGTCTCCACCTCGGTCGAGCGCGAGTGCGAGGTCGACCTGGCGCTCCGCTGGGGCAGTGGCTACGAGACGGTGTTCCGCAGCTTCGTCAACATCATCGCGACGCCGAAGGGCGGGACCCACCAGGCCGGGTTCGAGTCCGGCGTCGTCAAGGCGGTCCGCGCCCAGGTCGAGGCGAACGCCCGCAAGCTCAAGGTCGGGCAGGACAAGCTCGACAAGGACGACGTCCTCGCCGGCATGACCGCCGTGCTGACCGTGCGGTTGCCGGAGCCGCAGTTCGAGGGGCAGACGAAGGAGATCCTCGGCACCCCGGCGGTCCGGAAGATCGTCGACCAGGTCGTGTCGAAGCGCATCACCGAGATCCTCACCTCGACGCAGCGCACCGAGAAGGCACAGTCGGCGGCCCTGCTCGAGAAGGTCGTGTCCGAGATGAAGACGCGCATCTCGGCGCGGGCCCACAAGGAGACGCAGCGCCGCAAGAACGCGCTCGAGAACTCCTCGCTGCCGACGAAGCTCGCCGACTGCCGCTCGCAGGAGACCGAAGGCACCGAGCTCTTCATCGTCGAGGGTGACTCGGCGCTGGGCACCGCGAAGCTCGCCCGCAACAGCGAGTACCAGGCACTGCTGCCGATCCGCGGCAAGATCCTCAACGTGCAGAAGGCGTCCGTGTCGGACATGCTCTCGAACGTCGAGTGCGCGTCGATCATCCAGGTGATCGGCGCCGGTTCCGGCCGCACGTTCGACATCGACCAGGCCCGCTACGGGAAGATCATCATCATGTCGGACGCCGACGTCGACGGTGCCCACATCCGCACGCTGCTGCTGACGCTGTTCTTCCGGTACATGCGGCCGATGATCGAGCAGGGCCGCGTCTTCGCCGCCGTGCCACCGCTGCACCGGGTCGTCGTGGTGAACCGCGGCAAGCCGAACGACACGCTGTACACGTACTCCGAACAGGAGCTGCAGACGGTGCTGAAGAAGCTCGAGAAGACGGGCAAGAAGTACCAGGAGCCGATCCAGCGGTACAAGGGCCTCGGCGAGATGGACGCGGACCAGTTGGCCGAGACCACGATGGACCGCGCGCACCGCACCCTGCGCCGGGTCAACGTCACCCATGCCGAGGGCGCGGCGAAGGTGTTCGAGTTGCTCATGGGCAACGACGTGGCACCGCGCAAGGAGTTCATCCTGGCGGGCGAGGGCCTGGACCGCGACCGCATCGACGCGTAG
- a CDS encoding type 1 glutamine amidotransferase, translating to MTADRLTILHVYPRQMGVSGDRGNVAALARRAAAADIETQVLEYAPGDELPTMADVVVIGNGPLSAMRSLGDDVTRIGGALRAFATDGVPVLAVGGGFDLATNEVVPTEGGPVAGFGVFDARAVRGAERRVNYFVLETRYPLLPGAPKRLAGFEDHATTIELAAGVSPFADVVSGGGNQAGAPVEGAIVGTSFGTHTQGPILPLNPQLTDGVLAAATARLGREYAPDPEQTATIDRYAREARATVDRYVDKAFKRIA from the coding sequence ATGACGGCCGACCGGCTGACCATCCTGCACGTCTACCCCCGGCAGATGGGCGTCTCGGGTGACCGTGGCAACGTCGCGGCCCTGGCCCGCCGTGCGGCCGCCGCGGACATCGAGACCCAGGTCCTCGAGTACGCGCCCGGTGACGAGCTTCCGACCATGGCGGACGTCGTCGTGATCGGCAACGGACCGCTCAGCGCGATGCGTTCCCTGGGTGACGACGTCACCCGCATCGGCGGCGCGCTCCGTGCGTTCGCGACCGATGGTGTGCCGGTGCTCGCCGTCGGCGGTGGGTTCGACCTCGCGACGAACGAGGTCGTGCCGACCGAGGGCGGGCCGGTCGCGGGCTTCGGCGTGTTCGACGCCCGAGCCGTCCGTGGTGCCGAGCGCCGCGTGAACTACTTCGTCCTCGAGACCCGGTACCCGCTGCTCCCCGGCGCACCGAAGCGTCTCGCCGGCTTCGAGGACCACGCCACCACGATCGAGCTCGCGGCCGGGGTCAGCCCGTTCGCCGACGTCGTGTCCGGTGGCGGCAACCAGGCGGGAGCCCCGGTCGAGGGTGCGATCGTCGGCACGTCGTTCGGCACACACACGCAGGGTCCGATCCTGCCGCTCAACCCGCAGCTGACCGACGGTGTCCTCGCCGCGGCCACCGCACGGCTGGGCCGCGAGTACGCGCCGGACCCGGAGCAGACGGCGACCATCGACCGCTACGCACGCGAAGCGCGCGCGACGGTCGACCGCTACGTCGACAAGGCGTTCAAGCGCATCGCCTGA
- the sepH gene encoding septation protein SepH, translated as MRVIGVESGALLLATDGGTEFRLPVTSSLAGQVRQANPDAGPQKRVSPKDVQARIRGGADAADVAAALDVDVEYVRRFEGPVLAERAFILDASHRVPVTPVDDEAPDTFGPAITAKLEAGEATAITWGSWKHPESGWQVRVRYTAGEVEHDAQWHFDPKTSTLAPDNGDAHRLSHTDDEGIAPRLRAVEFEQQDDDGTRFDSGAFRVDEPEQPAAEPEPSQHAPLRAPLPRIGQAAVEERAPGNETADLLEALRRRRGEREAASFGEQRDEPARGTSISVVDIPLQGFEDGGAHDTAPQSSDARPASAPEPESRGERKKRNRRSMPSWDEIVFGTRPDDDPA; from the coding sequence GTGAGAGTCATCGGAGTCGAGTCCGGCGCACTCCTCCTGGCGACCGACGGCGGCACCGAGTTCCGGTTGCCCGTCACGTCGTCGCTGGCAGGCCAGGTGCGCCAGGCGAACCCCGACGCCGGTCCGCAGAAGCGGGTCTCCCCCAAGGACGTCCAGGCGCGCATCCGTGGTGGCGCCGACGCCGCCGACGTGGCCGCCGCGCTCGACGTCGACGTCGAGTACGTCCGCCGCTTCGAGGGCCCGGTCCTCGCCGAGCGTGCCTTCATCCTCGACGCCTCGCACCGCGTGCCGGTCACTCCGGTCGACGACGAGGCCCCCGACACCTTCGGCCCCGCGATCACCGCGAAGCTCGAGGCCGGCGAGGCCACCGCGATCACCTGGGGTTCCTGGAAGCACCCGGAGAGCGGCTGGCAGGTCCGCGTCCGCTACACCGCTGGCGAGGTCGAGCACGACGCCCAGTGGCACTTCGACCCGAAGACCTCGACCCTGGCGCCGGACAACGGCGACGCACACCGGCTGTCGCACACCGACGACGAGGGCATCGCCCCGCGGCTGCGTGCGGTCGAGTTCGAGCAGCAGGACGACGACGGCACCCGGTTCGACTCCGGCGCCTTCCGCGTCGACGAGCCGGAGCAGCCGGCCGCCGAGCCCGAGCCGTCCCAGCACGCGCCGCTCCGTGCACCGCTGCCCCGCATCGGCCAGGCCGCTGTGGAAGAGCGCGCTCCCGGCAACGAGACCGCCGACCTGCTCGAGGCGCTCCGCCGTCGCCGGGGTGAGCGCGAAGCAGCGTCCTTCGGCGAACAGCGCGACGAGCCAGCCCGCGGCACCTCCATCAGCGTCGTCGACATCCCGCTGCAGGGCTTCGAGGACGGCGGCGCCCACGACACCGCACCGCAGTCGTCCGACGCCCGCCCGGCCTCGGCGCCGGAGCCCGAGAGCCGCGGCGAACGCAAGAAGCGCAACCGCCGCTCGATGCCGAGCTGGGACGAGATCGTCTTCGGCACCCGTCCGGACGACGACCCGGCCTGA
- a CDS encoding DUF4193 domain-containing protein, with protein sequence MATDYDAPRKTDDNSDSESIEALKERVPDKMSGVVDDDSDNPGSFELAGQDLSDVDLDVVVLPPQVDEFTCVECFLVKHRSQLDHESKLGPVCAECASL encoded by the coding sequence ATGGCCACCGATTACGACGCCCCCCGGAAGACCGACGACAACTCTGACTCAGAGTCGATCGAGGCCCTCAAGGAGCGCGTTCCCGACAAGATGTCGGGGGTCGTCGACGATGATTCCGACAACCCCGGCAGCTTCGAACTCGCCGGGCAGGACCTCAGCGACGTCGACCTCGACGTCGTGGTGCTGCCCCCGCAGGTCGATGAGTTCACCTGCGTCGAGTGCTTCCTCGTGAAGCACCGCTCCCAGCTCGACCACGAGTCGAAGCTCGGACCGGTCTGCGCGGAGTGCGCTTCGCTCTAG
- a CDS encoding RNA polymerase sigma factor — translation MAARSTTIDPTKDTEPEGAVAEDATDTEGTAAPKKRATKAPAKKAPAKKAAPKAKKTDAVDEAIASDEPVEEPTDEADDTDDKTAKPDAAAAVAAGALVISQTDDDEAPVYSTTITGATADPVKDYLKQIGKVALLNAEQEVELAMRIEAGLFAEDKLQHATGLSKPAERELRWVARDGQRAKSHLLGANLRLVVSLAKRYTGRGMQFLDLIQEGNLGLIRAVEKFDYTKGFKFSTYATWWIRQAITRAMADQARTIRIPVHMVEVINKLARVQRQMLQDLGREPTPEELARELDMTPEKVVEVQKYGREPISLHTPLGEDGDSEFGDLIEDTEAVVPADAVGFTMLQKQLESLLDSLSEREAGVIRMRFGLGDGQPKTLDQIGDTFGVTRERIRQIESKTMAKLRHPSRSQSLRDYLE, via the coding sequence ATGGCTGCCCGGAGCACGACGATCGATCCCACGAAGGACACCGAGCCCGAGGGCGCCGTGGCAGAGGACGCCACGGACACCGAGGGCACCGCAGCGCCGAAGAAGCGTGCCACGAAGGCCCCCGCCAAGAAGGCGCCCGCCAAGAAGGCAGCACCCAAGGCGAAGAAGACCGACGCCGTCGACGAGGCGATCGCCTCCGACGAGCCCGTCGAGGAGCCGACCGACGAGGCCGACGACACCGACGACAAGACGGCCAAGCCGGACGCCGCTGCCGCGGTCGCCGCCGGTGCGCTCGTCATCTCGCAGACCGACGACGACGAGGCGCCGGTCTACTCGACGACCATCACGGGCGCCACGGCCGACCCGGTGAAGGACTACCTCAAGCAGATCGGCAAGGTCGCCCTGCTCAACGCCGAGCAGGAGGTCGAGCTCGCGATGCGCATCGAGGCCGGCCTGTTCGCCGAGGACAAGCTGCAGCACGCGACGGGGCTGTCGAAGCCCGCCGAGCGCGAACTGCGCTGGGTCGCCCGTGACGGACAGCGTGCGAAGTCGCACCTGCTCGGCGCGAACCTCCGCCTGGTCGTCTCGCTCGCGAAGCGCTACACCGGTCGTGGGATGCAGTTCCTGGACCTCATCCAGGAGGGCAACCTGGGCCTGATCCGTGCGGTCGAGAAGTTCGACTACACGAAGGGCTTCAAGTTCTCGACCTACGCGACGTGGTGGATCCGTCAGGCCATCACCCGTGCCATGGCCGACCAGGCCCGCACCATCCGCATCCCGGTGCACATGGTCGAGGTCATCAACAAGCTCGCCCGTGTCCAGCGCCAGATGCTGCAGGACCTCGGTCGCGAACCCACTCCGGAAGAGCTCGCCCGCGAGCTCGACATGACCCCGGAGAAGGTCGTCGAGGTCCAGAAGTACGGCCGCGAGCCGATCTCGCTGCACACGCCCCTGGGTGAAGACGGCGACTCGGAGTTCGGTGACCTCATCGAGGACACCGAGGCGGTCGTGCCGGCTGACGCGGTGGGCTTCACGATGCTGCAGAAGCAGCTCGAGAGCCTGCTCGACTCCCTGTCCGAGCGCGAGGCGGGCGTCATCCGCATGCGCTTCGGCCTCGGTGACGGCCAGCCGAAGACCCTCGACCAGATCGGTGACACGTTCGGCGTGACGCGCGAGCGCATCCGTCAGATCGAGTCCAAGACGATGGCGAAGCTCCGCCACCCGTCGCGGTCGCAGTCGCTGCGCGACTACCTCGAGTAA